One segment of Chloroflexota bacterium DNA contains the following:
- the tsaD gene encoding tRNA (adenosine(37)-N6)-threonylcarbamoyltransferase complex transferase subunit TsaD gives MAVLGIETSCDDTSIAIVRDRRCLALATQSSVDEHAAWGGIVPELAARQHILAIGPVLEQALADAGLELAEIDAIAATYGPGLAGSLLVGYNFGQGLAARLGIPLWPVNHLAAHAHACWLDLSPGDEPQFPAICLLVSGGHSELTVMHGPGDHRLLGRTRDDAVGEAFDKAARIMGLGFPGGPAIQAAAEQARATGLEPYRLPRPRLPDSLDFSLAGIKSAIGRARAGKLGPHERGQIFGASDPAEFERASPDSIGRMAAGLEDAIADMLIKNTLLAARRYSARSVLLCGGVAANLRLRSRLSAESPLKVHVPDFAYCVDNGAMVAISGDMSGWSAGAFPDIDPGLKLPGPNPAAR, from the coding sequence ATTGCCGTATTGGGGATAGAGACATCCTGCGACGACACATCGATCGCGATCGTTCGGGACCGGCGGTGCCTGGCGCTGGCCACCCAGTCGAGCGTGGACGAGCACGCGGCCTGGGGTGGGATCGTGCCCGAATTGGCGGCCCGGCAGCACATATTGGCCATCGGCCCGGTGCTTGAGCAAGCCCTTGCCGATGCTGGCCTGGAGCTGGCGGAGATCGATGCGATCGCCGCCACCTACGGTCCCGGACTGGCCGGATCGCTGCTGGTCGGCTACAACTTCGGGCAGGGCCTGGCGGCGCGGCTGGGTATACCCCTCTGGCCGGTGAACCACCTTGCCGCCCACGCCCACGCCTGTTGGCTGGATTTGTCTCCGGGCGATGAACCGCAGTTTCCCGCGATCTGCCTGCTGGTCTCCGGCGGCCACAGCGAGTTGACCGTCATGCATGGACCCGGCGATCATCGCCTGCTGGGCCGTACCCGCGACGATGCCGTCGGTGAGGCGTTCGACAAGGCCGCCCGCATCATGGGGCTCGGATTCCCCGGCGGACCGGCGATCCAGGCCGCGGCCGAACAGGCCCGGGCGACGGGGCTGGAACCCTACCGGCTGCCGCGCCCGCGTCTGCCGGACAGCCTGGATTTCTCGCTGGCCGGAATCAAGAGCGCGATCGGCCGCGCCCGCGCCGGCAAGCTGGGCCCACACGAGCGCGGCCAGATATTTGGGGCCAGCGATCCGGCCGAGTTCGAACGGGCCAGCCCGGATTCGATCGGTCGCATGGCGGCAGGCCTTGAGGACGCGATTGCCGACATGCTGATAAAGAACACCTTGCTGGCGGCCCGTCGCTACAGCGCGCGTTCGGTGCTGCTATGCGGCGGGGTGGCCGCCAATCTGCGCCTGCGCTCGCGCCTGTCCGCCGAGAGCCCGCTGAAGGTTCACGTGCCGGACTTTGCCTATTGCGTTGACAATGGCGCAATGGTGGCCATATCCGGGGACATGAGCGGCTGGAGCGCCGGGGCATTCCCGGACATCGACCCCGGTCTCAAGCTTCCAGGACCGAACCCGGCCGCCCGCTAG
- the rimI gene encoding ribosomal-protein-alanine N-acetyltransferase — MNRRFCARSTSPARRWGRRRFEPEPQGGTLNSELTEMLSGGVQIDLMRHEDIPSVRYVERRCFDSPWPRNAFNAELRRSDSACYLVLRLGEPVKSPGGPLPPARIGGILRRLAGREDWNEQNLVGFIGAWFLVDEVHITTIAVDPDYQSLGLGRLMLLLVTELGRSRGMKRLTLEVRESNQRARSIYRRMGFFEKAVRKRYYSDNREDAIVMWSEDINSPLFDEILDQTRTRLSERFHWRSNV; from the coding sequence ATGAATCGAAGATTTTGCGCCCGATCTACGTCACCCGCCCGGCGCTGGGGCCGGCGGCGGTTTGAACCGGAACCGCAGGGAGGAACGTTGAATTCGGAATTGACCGAAATGCTCTCCGGAGGAGTGCAGATCGACCTGATGCGCCACGAGGACATTCCATCGGTGCGCTACGTCGAGCGCCGCTGCTTCGATTCGCCGTGGCCGCGCAACGCATTCAACGCCGAACTGCGGCGCTCCGACAGCGCCTGTTATCTCGTGCTGAGGTTGGGAGAGCCGGTCAAGAGTCCTGGCGGACCGCTGCCGCCGGCGCGAATCGGAGGAATCTTGCGCCGCTTGGCGGGACGCGAGGACTGGAACGAGCAAAACCTGGTCGGATTCATCGGCGCTTGGTTCCTGGTCGACGAGGTCCACATAACCACAATCGCGGTCGATCCTGATTACCAGAGCCTCGGACTGGGAAGGTTGATGCTGCTGCTGGTAACCGAACTCGGGCGGTCGCGCGGGATGAAGCGCCTCACGCTCGAGGTCCGTGAATCCAACCAGCGGGCGCGCAGCATCTATCGGCGCATGGGTTTTTTTGAAAAAGCGGTTCGCAAGCGCTATTACTCGGACAATCGCGAGGACGCGATCGTGATGTGGTCCGAGGACATCAATTCGCCACTGTTCGACGAGATCCTCGACCAGACTCGCACCCGCCTGAGCGAACGCTTTCACTGGCGCTCGAATGTCTGA
- the tsaE gene encoding tRNA (adenosine(37)-N6)-threonylcarbamoyltransferase complex ATPase subunit type 1 TsaE → MNDRPRCDRSIDSPDPGRTRLLGRSLAQVAGAGTLLLLNGELGSGKTVLVKGLAAGLGSEGPVTSPTFVLCSHYRGGRLPLVHMDLFRIPEADIEDAGLDEPLAAPAVVAVEWPSESLNGLLGGLGGPAILEVLIAVTGPNRRRIGLRARSDPARALLARLGKDPW, encoded by the coding sequence ATGAACGACCGGCCCCGCTGCGACCGCAGCATTGATTCGCCCGATCCCGGGCGAACCCGCTTACTCGGCCGGTCGCTGGCCCAGGTTGCCGGAGCCGGTACCCTTCTCCTGCTTAACGGCGAACTCGGGTCCGGGAAGACTGTTCTGGTCAAGGGCCTGGCGGCCGGACTTGGATCGGAGGGCCCGGTAACCTCGCCGACGTTCGTGCTTTGCAGTCACTATAGGGGCGGTCGCCTGCCGCTCGTCCACATGGATCTATTCAGGATCCCGGAGGCCGACATCGAAGACGCCGGCCTGGATGAACCGCTGGCGGCGCCGGCCGTTGTGGCGGTCGAATGGCCCAGCGAGTCGTTGAACGGCCTGCTGGGCGGTCTCGGCGGTCCGGCGATCCTGGAGGTGCTTATTGCAGTTACCGGGCCGAACCGCCGGCGAATCGGTCTGCGGGCTCGCAGCGATCCCGCCCGCGCGCTATTGGCGCGGCTGGGGAAGGACCCCTGGTGA